In a single window of the Candidatus Cloacimonadota bacterium genome:
- a CDS encoding DUF2271 domain-containing protein has protein sequence MNKRIKLIYSFLILTIVVVFCLNLFAKQNNQIIPTTRTEGAVDFQIRTSSYGGEYEPEHVFAIWVTDENDNFVRTLVRRAWEEIEDLVKWNNMTGGNYQNALVTGATLNSHQTHNLNWDCTDNLLASIPDGTYKIYIEFSEDDTNQGGPWTNVEFVKGPDPYEVISAGPNNFHDIELYYTPAAQPDPTIEITSPANNSTIEELPFMVEFVVENFDPAGGDGFVGLYIDDNLIQMYSDLNPVAVGDFPQDSHDLKLMLLDPTLTPLDPEVSDTVTLSYNPIANDNELVSASKLLGNYPNPFNPSTTIYFSVTQTSSFATIEIYNLKGQKVKTFPINSSTDQSINSITWNGTDNLGKPVSSGVYYYVLKSGDRADSRKMLLMK, from the coding sequence ATGAATAAAAGAATAAAATTAATCTATAGTTTTCTGATCTTGACTATTGTCGTTGTTTTTTGTTTAAATTTGTTCGCAAAACAAAACAATCAAATAATTCCAACAACTAGAACCGAAGGAGCTGTAGATTTCCAGATCAGAACGTCATCTTATGGCGGAGAATATGAGCCTGAACACGTTTTTGCCATCTGGGTAACAGATGAAAATGACAACTTTGTAAGAACTCTGGTTCGACGTGCCTGGGAAGAGATCGAAGACCTGGTAAAATGGAATAATATGACAGGCGGAAATTATCAAAATGCGCTTGTAACGGGAGCTACTTTAAATTCTCACCAGACTCACAATTTGAACTGGGATTGCACAGATAATCTGCTGGCATCGATTCCGGATGGCACTTATAAAATTTATATTGAATTTTCTGAAGACGATACAAATCAGGGCGGACCATGGACAAATGTAGAATTTGTGAAAGGGCCCGATCCTTACGAAGTTATTTCTGCCGGACCGAATAATTTTCATGACATCGAACTTTATTATACTCCCGCAGCACAACCCGATCCAACTATTGAAATCACTTCACCGGCAAATAATTCCACGATCGAGGAATTACCTTTCATGGTGGAATTCGTTGTGGAAAATTTTGACCCTGCTGGAGGAGATGGTTTTGTAGGGCTATATATCGATGATAACTTGATTCAGATGTATTCTGATCTGAATCCTGTTGCAGTTGGTGATTTTCCGCAAGATTCTCATGATTTGAAACTGATGCTACTCGATCCGACATTAACTCCCCTCGATCCGGAAGTATCCGATACAGTAACTTTAAGCTACAATCCAATAGCCAATGATAATGAATTAGTATCTGCTTCAAAACTGCTTGGTAATTATCCAAATCCCTTCAATCCATCCACAACGATTTATTTTTCTGTAACGCAAACGTCCTCGTTTGCAACCATCGAAATTTACAATCTAAAAGGTCAGAAAGTAAAAACTTTCCCGATCAACTCATCAACCGATCAATCGATCAACTCGATAACTTGGAATGGAACCGATAACCTTGGCAAACCTGTTTCCAGTGGTGTATATTATTATGTTCTTAAATCGGGAGATAGAGCTGATTCCAGGAAAATGCTGCTGATGAAATAA
- a CDS encoding nucleotidyltransferase domain-containing protein: MDNFREEFIVKFKNLLEKDNHIFCAWEGGSAATGYLDEYSDFDLGLICDDKKVEETFEKIEKYLDEHYGIKTKFRMPEPSWHGHSQCFYLLENTPEFFYVDLLLEKLSSGNRFMESDRHGNSIVWFDKKKLFDPTPTPVEQVKAKGKRLYKMIKNSYWLLVLDVKKQILRENKVDAYVIYNQLLNRIAPLMNLKYRSPKSDFGLRYTYRDFPNVECEWLEKMQQVSSLKKMMLNVREIEAKYAELIEELEDKWK, from the coding sequence ATGGATAATTTTAGAGAAGAATTTATTGTAAAATTTAAGAACCTTCTGGAAAAAGATAACCATATCTTTTGTGCCTGGGAAGGTGGATCAGCTGCTACCGGATATTTAGATGAATATTCAGATTTCGATCTTGGTTTGATCTGCGATGACAAAAAAGTGGAAGAAACTTTTGAAAAGATCGAGAAATATCTGGATGAGCACTATGGAATAAAAACTAAATTTCGCATGCCGGAACCATCCTGGCACGGACACTCACAATGCTTCTATCTTTTGGAAAATACTCCCGAATTTTTCTATGTGGATCTGCTCCTAGAAAAATTGTCTTCCGGTAATCGCTTCATGGAATCCGACAGGCATGGAAATTCTATTGTCTGGTTCGATAAGAAAAAGCTTTTCGATCCTACTCCTACACCAGTTGAACAGGTGAAGGCAAAAGGTAAAAGGCTTTATAAGATGATAAAAAATTCTTACTGGCTGCTTGTCTTGGACGTAAAAAAACAGATTTTGCGAGAAAACAAAGTCGATGCCTATGTTATCTACAATCAGCTTCTAAACCGAATTGCACCACTTATGAATCTTAAATACAGATCTCCCAAAAGTGATTTTGGACTGAGGTACACTTACCGAGATTTCCCTAATGTCGAATGCGAATGGCTGGAAAAAATGCAGCAAGTGAGCAGTCTAAAGAAAATGATGTTAAATGTTCGAGAAATCGAAGCAAAATATGCTGAACTGATTGAAGAACTTGAAGACAAATGGAAATAA
- the tnpA gene encoding IS200/IS605 family transposase, with translation MPYTQIIYHIVFATKNRCRCLEQEHRDQLFKYIAGVIKNKKCHLFRIGGVEDHIHILTSLHPTISLSNLIKDIKVSSSGFIKDQKLFPFFTNWQEGYSAFTYSNSDKSRIVKYIINQEEHHKFVSYLEELKGLYLEAGITYNERYL, from the coding sequence ATGCCTTATACTCAAATTATTTATCATATCGTTTTTGCTACAAAAAATCGTTGCAGATGCTTAGAACAGGAACATCGTGATCAACTTTTCAAATATATTGCTGGCGTTATCAAGAACAAAAAGTGTCATTTATTCAGAATTGGAGGTGTGGAAGATCATATTCACATATTAACAAGTTTACATCCAACAATTTCACTTTCGAATTTGATAAAGGATATCAAAGTTAGTTCTTCTGGCTTTATTAAAGATCAAAAGTTATTTCCTTTTTTCACAAACTGGCAAGAAGGGTATTCGGCTTTCACTTATTCAAATTCAGATAAATCCAGGATAGTAAAATACATCATAAATCAAGAAGAACATCATAAATTTGTTTCATATCTGGAAGAGTTAAAAGGGTTGTATCTTGAAGCAGGGATAACTTACAATGAAAGATATTTATAA
- a CDS encoding class I SAM-dependent methyltransferase, with amino-acid sequence MLELERILQKIDGGNVLDVASGRGEFIQFIKHFKSYKKITAIDIMANSEKLIQQTYPNDKITFVWGNAKELPFEDESFDTVCLSNSLHHLENMEKVLEEMIRVLKKNGNFVIHEMYCDNQNKAQMSHVKIHHWFAKIDTVFGQKHDPTFPRQKIKDMISELDLKKIKILDYAFPVPEPKDPEMVNERAKLIDAGLRKLDNKENFDILRKEGEEIRSYILENGFAPAASLFILGTK; translated from the coding sequence GTGCTGGAACTTGAAAGAATATTACAGAAAATAGATGGTGGAAATGTGTTGGATGTAGCCAGTGGGCGAGGAGAATTCATCCAATTCATCAAACACTTCAAAAGTTATAAAAAGATCACTGCCATCGATATTATGGCAAATTCAGAAAAATTGATCCAGCAGACATATCCGAACGATAAGATCACTTTTGTGTGGGGAAATGCCAAAGAATTACCTTTCGAAGATGAAAGTTTTGATACAGTTTGCCTTTCCAATTCTCTGCATCACCTGGAAAATATGGAAAAAGTTTTAGAAGAGATGATACGAGTTTTAAAAAAGAACGGAAATTTCGTAATCCATGAGATGTATTGTGATAATCAGAATAAGGCGCAAATGTCTCACGTCAAAATTCATCACTGGTTTGCCAAGATCGATACAGTTTTTGGACAGAAACACGATCCTACTTTTCCCCGTCAGAAGATCAAAGACATGATATCAGAACTTGATCTGAAAAAGATCAAAATTCTGGATTATGCGTTTCCTGTACCAGAACCAAAAGATCCCGAAATGGTAAATGAAAGAGCCAAACTTATCGATGCCGGTTTAAGAAAATTGGATAACAAAGAAAATTTTGACATTTTAAGAAAAGAAGGTGAGGAGATAAGAAGTTATATTTTGGAGAACGGTTTCGCTCCTGCAGCGTCCCTTTTTATTTTAGGAACGAAATAA
- a CDS encoding TolC family protein, which produces MKKLISIIIITIAVTICFAQEYALEELIEIGLEKSYDIQEAKSNLKDNQSYLRSSYYGLLPSLNLNYGNSYYFDAADPEWNDAASLSASKTFFLNDPTFFNIYTSIENMKIADLSFNESKKQIAYYIFSSYLGVLEAQETLEIQEKNLQLQNKIHQQIQVQYDAGDKSLLELKQSEVSLIDYEIAVNEANNTLSKARKDLFSYLNIDDAGYGLVSPEIEIKNKEMEFTKNNILMQQEKSININKANSFKSMLNFFPSISIGYSFGHDDPNDVYDFSSYSRTDNSLYLSATWNIFGLLDKYESYKIQKRYNKLLTLNYQTTRDNYTIQSENLQNDFSTLQKSYDLYEEKLALAEENLNMAQEQFKLGMISLLELDDKKLEYQNTQLAKIQKYYQLLKKQEEINLLNSDLILGKW; this is translated from the coding sequence ATGAAGAAGCTAATTTCGATAATCATAATCACGATAGCAGTTACAATCTGCTTTGCCCAGGAATATGCCTTGGAAGAATTGATCGAGATCGGACTGGAAAAATCTTATGATATTCAGGAAGCAAAAAGCAACTTGAAAGACAATCAAAGTTATCTGCGAAGCAGTTACTATGGCTTACTGCCATCTTTAAACCTGAACTATGGAAACAGCTATTATTTTGATGCAGCCGATCCCGAGTGGAATGATGCAGCATCATTATCAGCATCCAAAACATTCTTTTTGAATGATCCAACATTTTTTAATATTTACACTTCCATAGAAAACATGAAAATCGCAGATTTATCATTCAATGAATCTAAGAAACAAATAGCTTATTACATATTTTCCAGTTATTTAGGTGTATTAGAAGCTCAGGAAACTTTGGAAATACAGGAAAAGAATTTACAATTGCAAAATAAAATTCATCAGCAAATTCAGGTTCAATACGATGCTGGAGACAAATCACTACTTGAGTTAAAACAGAGTGAAGTATCACTGATTGATTATGAAATTGCTGTGAATGAAGCAAATAACACACTTTCCAAAGCAAGAAAAGACCTGTTCTCTTATCTTAATATCGATGATGCAGGTTATGGTTTAGTTTCACCTGAGATCGAGATCAAGAATAAGGAGATGGAATTCACAAAAAATAACATTCTTATGCAGCAGGAAAAAAGCATCAACATCAATAAAGCAAATTCCTTTAAATCTATGTTGAACTTCTTTCCCAGTATTTCTATCGGATATTCATTTGGACATGATGATCCAAATGATGTTTATGATTTTTCAAGTTATTCAAGAACAGATAACTCACTTTACCTTTCTGCAACTTGGAATATCTTTGGATTGCTTGATAAATACGAATCTTACAAAATTCAGAAAAGATATAATAAACTTCTTACTTTGAATTATCAAACAACGCGAGATAATTATACTATCCAATCCGAAAATCTGCAGAATGATTTCTCAACTTTACAAAAATCCTATGATCTTTATGAAGAAAAGCTGGCTCTGGCCGAAGAAAACCTGAACATGGCACAGGAACAGTTCAAGCTGGGAATGATAAGTCTTTTGGAATTGGATGATAAAAAATTGGAATATCAGAATACGCAACTGGCAAAGATCCAGAAATATTATCAACTTCTAAAAAAACAGGAGGAAATTAACCTGCTAAATTCTGATCTGATCCTGGGAAAATGGTAG
- a CDS encoding ABC transporter permease: MFINYLKIAFRNFGRSKGFTFINIFGLAIGMAVCILLMLWVQNELSYNVFHENSDQVYSVIQEGIWNDGKTYGSRTLPYRLTPLMHELYPEIKNHVRLKDFGGMMAIGDRSFTENNVLLTEPALFEMFSFDLVAGDLQTAFDDIHNLILTEDTARKYFGDEDPMGKMIRYDNRTDFTVTGIAANPPENSTIQFDLIMQFTILGEERINSWSWESSGYIQLYENADVEAFKKKIENTIVDNKPDNKNLVRIQPLARVHLYDPLDKPQSLIFVIIFAAIGIIVLLIACINFMNLSTAKSAKRAKEVGIRKVVGADRKGLIKQFITESILTAIFAMIVAFVIVELFLPSFNDLAHKQLDITFSNINFLVSLLVITLLVGLISGSYPAFYLSHFIPSKVLKSGSGSKTKNRFRTILVVIQFTISIALIICTATVYNQLKYIQNKNLGFDKDFIISIPMNTELDDSFASFKEELLKNSNILGVTSSSSSPARVGNVNPAEWEGKADDEKILFNFFLVEKDFLKVFDMKLIEGENFSKDHQQGEPVPYIVNEAAVKMMQLENPIGKRFYMYDESSAGEIIGVVKDYHFKTLDNDIGPIMITTMKWWWSKVFVKINPRNVPESIEYIKDTFKQFAPNYECDYSFFDEEIAQYYREYYEIGSIIKYFAMLAIFISCLGLFGLASFMTEQRTKEIGIRKVLGSSAAKIVFLLTQGFSKWVLLANIFAWPIAYFAVKKFLEMFAYNTGIQIWLFAASGILALIISILTVSYQTFRAANANPIKALKYE, translated from the coding sequence ATGTTCATAAATTATCTTAAAATCGCTTTCAGAAATTTTGGTAGAAGCAAAGGCTTTACTTTCATCAATATATTTGGATTAGCAATTGGTATGGCTGTGTGCATCTTACTTATGCTCTGGGTACAGAATGAACTCAGCTACAACGTATTCCACGAAAACTCAGATCAGGTCTACAGTGTTATTCAGGAAGGCATCTGGAATGATGGAAAAACTTACGGCAGTAGAACGCTTCCCTATCGGTTAACTCCTTTGATGCATGAACTTTATCCGGAAATTAAAAACCACGTGAGATTGAAAGACTTCGGTGGAATGATGGCAATCGGTGATAGATCTTTTACGGAAAATAATGTGTTGCTTACCGAACCAGCTCTTTTTGAAATGTTTTCTTTTGATCTGGTAGCCGGTGATTTGCAAACTGCTTTTGATGATATTCATAATCTCATCCTAACAGAAGATACAGCCAGAAAATATTTCGGTGATGAAGACCCGATGGGAAAGATGATCCGTTATGATAACAGGACAGATTTCACTGTTACAGGAATTGCTGCCAATCCGCCAGAAAACTCTACAATCCAATTTGATCTGATAATGCAGTTTACGATTCTGGGTGAAGAAAGGATAAACAGCTGGAGTTGGGAAAGCTCAGGCTATATTCAGCTTTACGAGAACGCAGATGTAGAAGCTTTTAAGAAGAAGATTGAAAATACAATCGTGGATAACAAGCCGGATAACAAAAATCTGGTGCGTATCCAACCTCTTGCCAGAGTTCATCTTTACGATCCTCTGGATAAACCGCAAAGCCTTATCTTCGTCATCATCTTTGCGGCAATTGGAATAATTGTACTGCTTATCGCCTGCATAAATTTCATGAATCTATCTACGGCCAAATCGGCTAAAAGAGCCAAGGAAGTAGGCATCCGCAAAGTTGTAGGAGCAGATCGAAAGGGTTTAATAAAACAATTTATAACAGAATCGATATTAACTGCAATTTTTGCTATGATAGTTGCTTTTGTAATCGTGGAATTGTTCCTGCCGAGTTTTAATGATCTGGCTCATAAACAACTCGATATTACTTTTTCTAATATCAATTTTCTGGTTAGCTTATTGGTAATAACACTTCTTGTGGGATTGATCTCGGGCAGTTATCCTGCATTTTATCTTTCTCATTTTATTCCCAGTAAAGTATTAAAAAGCGGGAGCGGATCAAAAACTAAAAACAGATTCAGAACAATTCTGGTTGTCATCCAATTTACCATTTCGATAGCCCTTATTATTTGTACTGCAACAGTTTATAATCAACTCAAATACATTCAAAATAAAAATTTGGGATTTGATAAAGACTTCATTATTTCCATTCCCATGAATACAGAACTGGATGATTCTTTTGCTTCGTTCAAAGAGGAACTTTTGAAAAATTCAAACATCCTCGGTGTAACATCTTCATCCTCTTCTCCAGCTCGAGTCGGCAATGTTAATCCAGCAGAATGGGAAGGCAAAGCAGATGATGAAAAAATTCTTTTCAATTTCTTTCTGGTAGAAAAAGATTTTTTAAAAGTATTTGATATGAAATTAATCGAAGGTGAGAATTTCTCAAAAGATCATCAACAAGGTGAGCCTGTTCCATATATTGTGAATGAAGCAGCTGTAAAAATGATGCAGTTGGAAAATCCCATCGGCAAAAGATTTTATATGTATGATGAATCCTCTGCCGGTGAAATTATCGGGGTTGTGAAAGATTATCATTTCAAAACATTGGATAATGATATCGGTCCCATCATGATTACAACAATGAAATGGTGGTGGAGCAAAGTATTCGTAAAAATCAATCCTCGAAATGTACCCGAATCTATAGAATATATAAAAGATACATTTAAACAATTTGCACCTAATTATGAATGCGATTACTCATTTTTCGATGAGGAAATTGCGCAATATTACAGAGAATATTATGAAATTGGATCGATCATAAAATATTTTGCAATGCTGGCAATTTTCATTTCCTGTCTTGGTCTTTTTGGTTTGGCTTCCTTTATGACCGAACAGCGTACAAAAGAGATAGGAATCAGAAAGGTTCTGGGTTCATCGGCTGCCAAAATAGTTTTCCTGCTCACTCAGGGCTTTTCCAAATGGGTGCTGCTGGCCAATATTTTTGCCTGGCCAATTGCCTATTTTGCTGTTAAAAAATTCCTGGAAATGTTTGCTTATAATACAGGAATTCAAATCTGGTTGTTTGCTGCATCAGGTATTTTAGCACTCATCATCAGCATCTTAACGGTGAGTTATCAAACCTTTAGAGCTGCGAATGCAAATCCGATAAAGGCACTTAAATATGAGTAA
- a CDS encoding ABC transporter permease yields MFKNYFKIALRNISKNKFFSFISILGLAVGIAVAIMAGLYAYNELSVDKFNPNYKNIYRIEVGTWFHTPAPLIPIIRSEMPGLEAVAATDRQSMNININDEDHTISGVLYTESDFLDIFPLEMISGEADPAFEEPYQIIISESTANKLYGSSNPVGKQVKANDNYDYTIAGVFQDYPENSIITFNVLSTWKNRKTMIDKEDYFENWSDWNYQTFVRLSDKTDPQETIELFNATFTRIMAEIEPDRAEIAFNLRHLKDIYFFTDLNKNDHCNHGNMQYLLLFSTSALLTLVIAIINFINLTTARANLRSSEIGIRKVNGAGKSDLIKQFLGESLLISLISFLLAFLLIELLLPYFNQIIGKELIFNPVMNYTIILIIIAGIIFITFLTGMYPAFFMSSFNTIFVLKKATIKGKSGLQSRRILMIIQFIITISLILGTLIIYSQMKFMVNKNLGYDKEHILYFWMSYEMKLHDTALKVKLLENTEIKQASIVHSMPGNFYMEWGRTFDDGSDAHFFSVPCDEDFIPLLDLEFMEGRNFNPGLESDKESFIINEAFAKKHNLSDPLSIKIADRNIVGVVKDFTFQSLHNTVKPMAFTYFSGWSWYMAVKVQGNDIETAKKTIQTICAEFSEKKVNIRFLDDTIAAKYKKDKQFSTIFTIFSVLAILVSSLGLLGLISFEANRRIKEIGIRKVLGASPLEIINLFNKEIVILICISSFMAWIVGYFWITDWLQNFAFRIQIKAVYFILSGLITAILALTTFSILAYKAAMANPVDALKYE; encoded by the coding sequence ATGTTTAAGAACTATTTCAAAATTGCATTAAGAAATATAAGTAAAAATAAATTCTTCTCGTTCATCAGCATATTAGGATTAGCGGTGGGAATTGCAGTTGCCATAATGGCAGGTCTATATGCCTATAATGAACTTTCCGTAGATAAGTTCAATCCGAATTACAAAAATATTTACCGTATTGAAGTGGGCACCTGGTTCCACACGCCGGCACCGTTAATCCCGATCATCAGATCGGAAATGCCCGGTTTGGAGGCAGTTGCAGCTACAGATCGGCAAAGTATGAATATTAATATAAATGATGAAGATCATACAATAAGCGGTGTATTATATACAGAATCAGATTTTTTAGATATATTTCCGCTTGAAATGATTAGCGGTGAAGCCGATCCAGCTTTTGAAGAACCATATCAGATTATCATTTCGGAATCCACTGCCAATAAATTGTATGGTTCTTCCAATCCTGTGGGTAAACAGGTGAAAGCGAATGATAATTATGATTACACGATTGCTGGTGTTTTTCAGGATTATCCTGAAAATTCAATTATTACATTTAACGTTCTTTCTACCTGGAAAAATCGTAAAACTATGATCGACAAGGAAGATTATTTTGAGAATTGGAGTGATTGGAATTACCAGACTTTCGTCAGGTTATCAGATAAGACAGATCCGCAGGAAACAATTGAACTTTTCAACGCTACTTTCACCAGAATAATGGCAGAGATAGAACCGGATAGAGCAGAAATTGCCTTCAATCTTCGTCATTTAAAAGACATCTACTTCTTTACAGATCTAAATAAAAATGACCATTGCAATCATGGTAATATGCAATATCTGCTGCTTTTCTCAACCTCTGCATTACTCACCCTGGTTATCGCTATTATTAATTTCATTAATTTGACTACAGCCAGAGCCAATCTGAGATCGTCAGAAATTGGCATCCGCAAAGTAAATGGTGCTGGCAAAAGCGATCTGATCAAGCAATTTCTGGGCGAATCGTTGCTGATTTCCCTGATATCCTTTCTGCTGGCTTTCCTGCTGATTGAATTGCTTCTACCCTATTTCAATCAGATCATTGGTAAAGAGTTGATCTTCAATCCTGTAATGAACTATACAATTATCCTTATCATAATTGCCGGAATAATTTTTATCACATTTCTCACAGGAATGTATCCAGCCTTTTTCATGTCGTCATTTAACACAATTTTCGTACTTAAAAAAGCCACGATCAAGGGAAAAAGCGGATTACAATCCCGCCGAATATTGATGATCATCCAGTTTATTATCACTATTTCTCTCATTTTGGGAACATTGATCATCTATTCTCAGATGAAATTTATGGTGAATAAAAATCTTGGTTACGATAAGGAACATATTTTATATTTCTGGATGAGTTACGAAATGAAATTACATGATACTGCCCTTAAAGTAAAACTTCTGGAAAATACAGAAATAAAACAAGCATCAATAGTCCATTCAATGCCTGGAAATTTCTATATGGAATGGGGTCGCACTTTTGATGATGGTTCAGATGCACATTTCTTCAGTGTTCCCTGCGATGAAGATTTTATACCATTGCTCGATCTAGAATTTATGGAAGGTCGAAATTTCAATCCGGGTCTGGAATCTGACAAGGAATCATTCATAATAAACGAAGCCTTTGCCAAGAAACATAATCTATCTGATCCATTATCAATTAAGATTGCAGATAGAAATATCGTCGGAGTAGTTAAAGACTTCACCTTCCAAAGCCTGCACAATACTGTTAAACCAATGGCTTTCACCTATTTTTCCGGCTGGTCCTGGTATATGGCTGTTAAAGTTCAGGGGAATGATATAGAAACTGCAAAAAAAACCATCCAGACAATTTGTGCTGAGTTCAGCGAGAAGAAAGTCAATATCAGATTTCTGGATGACACTATAGCAGCGAAATATAAAAAAGATAAACAATTTAGTACAATCTTTACTATTTTCAGTGTGCTAGCAATCCTGGTTTCCAGCCTTGGGCTTTTGGGATTAATTTCCTTTGAAGCAAACAGGCGTATCAAAGAGATCGGTATAAGAAAAGTGCTGGGAGCATCTCCACTGGAAATAATTAACTTGTTCAATAAAGAAATTGTAATATTAATTTGTATTTCATCCTTTATGGCCTGGATTGTTGGCTATTTCTGGATAACCGACTGGTTGCAGAATTTTGCTTTCCGTATTCAGATCAAGGCAGTTTATTTCATTCTTTCCGGCCTGATCACAGCAATTCTAGCTTTGACAACATTTTCAATTCTGGCTTACAAAGCTGCCATGGCAAATCCGGTGGATGCGTTGAAATATGAGTAA